Sequence from the uncultured Methanobrevibacter sp. genome:
TATGCACAGTATTATTATGGTAAGACAATATCAACTCATAGAGTTTGTGTTGTGGGGTGGGATGATACTTATTCCAGATATAATTTCTTAAAAACCGCTCCAGGTGACGGCGCATGGATTGTTAAAAACAGCTGGGGATCCAACTGGGCTGACGGCGGATATTTCTATGTTTCATATTACGATACATCATTTGCTACAGATCGTGAAAGTGTTGGATATATAATTAATAACGATTCCTACAACAGGATTTATCAAATTGATGTTGGTGGAGAATTATCTATGGGTATTACTTTCAATTATTATTCTAACGTGTTCACTGCTGATGAAGATGAATTAATTGCTGCTGTTGGAACATATTTTGAAAAAACCGGATTGAAATATGAATTTAAAATATCTGTAAATGATGTTGAAGTTTATTCTCATGAAGGCACAAGTGAATTCGGAGGATATTCAACAATCAAATTAAACAAATATGTCCAAATCAAAAAAGGGGATGTTTTCCGAATAACCTTTAAAAATAATTCACCTATTATTGATGACCTCAGAATCCATACTCAAAAGGGAACTTCATTTGTAAGTGATGACGGTAAGAATTGGATTGATTTGGCAAAAGATAAAAGTGTGGCTATTATAAAAGCTTACACCATTTCCGATTTAAACATTACTAAAAATTTAGTGAAATACTATAAGAATGAAACTCCGTTTGTTGCAGAAGTTGGTCCTGGCGAAGAAGTTATATTTGAATTCAAAGGAATAAATCACACTGTAAAAGCGGATGAAAATGGATTAGCTAAATTTGAAGTCAACGCTAACCCTGGAAAGTACGCTATCACAACAAATTACAAGGGAAATTCAATCGTCAATTACATCATTATAAAAAACACTGTTGTTTCTTCCAATGTTGAAAAAACTTATAATGCTAACTGTAATTATAAATTTAGAATTGTGGATTCTACCGGAAACTCTGTAAAAAATACTAAAGTTGCTGTTTCGGTTAATGGAAAATCTAAAAGTTACAAAACTGATAATTCTGGATACATAACTCTTAAATTCACCAAATTGACTAAAACACAAAAAATCACAGTTAAGAATCCAAAAACAGGTGAGATTAAAACCACTAAAATAGTGATTTATTCAAGGTTTTCAGATGTGAAAAATGTTGCAATGTATTACTTTGACGGATCTAAGTTTAAAGCGAAAATACTTGATGACAATGCCAAACCAGTCGGTAAAAATAAAGTAGTGGCCATTAAGATTAACAAAAAAACTTACAAGGTCAAAAGCAATGCTAAAGGAATGATTGCTTTTAAAATACCAAATACAGTAAAATCAGGCTCATATAAGTTAACTGCAACTTACAAAGGAGATACTGTCAAAAAAACTGTTAAAGTAAAACAAAATCTTAAAACCAAGAAATATTCTGTTAAAAAGTCTTCTAAAAAACTCATTATCAAGGCAACTCTCAAGAATGGTAAAAAAGCAGTCAGCGGTAAAAAAATAACTTTAAAACTTAATTGTAAAAAATTCACTTCAAAAACCAATAAGAAAGGAATTGCTAAGTTCACAATAAATAAAAATATTATTGGAAAACTTAAAACAGGTAAAAAATACTCTATGAGTGTTACTTATCTAAAAAACACTGTTAAAACAACTTTGAATGTCAAACGTTAATGGAAAATAATTTATTTTCCTTTTTTCTTTTTTTCACATATGGAGTGTTGGCAGAAATTATTAGATTTTGAACATTTTTCATTTACTCCATTAGATTTTTTTAATATTTTTTTAAATTAATGATATGAATTTTATTGAACTAATAACTGAGTGTAAATCCATTTTATTCACTTTAATAAGATTAAACAATCTTATTAAGTTGTAGGATGCTAATTGTGAACATTAGGTTTTGTACTCTTTTTAAGCCAATTATTGGAAGATAATCATAGTTGTAAATTCTTTTGAAAGTCCCATTATGTGCTTCTACAGTCTTTGAACGTAACTTATAGTCTTTTATTCCATCTTTAGTGGACATTAATCTTTCAACTTTGTAAGTAACTTCATGAACATACCTAGTTATTGTTCTATGATTAGTTGTGTAGCATTTTCCTTTGTATTTGCAATTTTTGCAGGCTTGATAGTTGGAATAGACCAATTTGATTTTGTTTCCTCCACCTTTT
This genomic interval carries:
- a CDS encoding transposase; this translates as NSGNLPDNPFAIDYFVFDEYKNVFICPNNEELTLDGAYPAPQEKGGGNKIKLVYSNYQACKNCKYKGKCYTTNHRTITRYVHEVTYKVERLMSTKDGIKDYKLRSKTVEAHNGTFKRIYNYDYLPIIGLKRVQNLMFTISILQLNKIV